ATCAACAACTTGATATATAATAGGACACGGATTTTAGAAAACGTCCTAGATTGGAAAAGTCGCACTTGCTTATATGTGCGGCTTTTGTCATCTTATCCCACTGTTTGCGCTTTCATTGCTCGGGAAGTTTGATTCAGCCGGCAATTGGGCACACAGTAAAAAAGTATAACTTTTGAGGTGAAGGCAATGAAAAAGATTGGAGTTTTAACTAGTGGAGGAGATGCTCCAGGTATGAACGCAGCCATTCGTGCTGTGGTTCGTAAAGCCATTTATCATAATTTAGAGGTTTACGGCATTAAGCACGGCTACCAGGGGCTGATGGAAGGTTCCATTGAGAAATTAGAACTGGGTTCTGTCGGTGACATCATTCAGCGCGGCGGAACGATGCTTTATTCTGCTCGTTCAGAAGAATTTAAGACGGAGGAAGGACAGCTTAGAGGAATTGAACAGCTGAAGAAGCATGGAATTGAAGGCCTGATTGTAATTGGAGGCGACGGAACCTTCAGGGGTGCCAAGAAATTAACAGAACAGGGGTATCCTTGTATTGGTGTGCCTGGTACGATTGATAATGATATTCCCGGAACTGATTTCACGATTGGGTTTGATACGGCTTTAAATACGGTCATCGATGCGATTGATAAAATCCGCGATACTGCAACCTCTCATGAAAGAACATATGTAATTGAAGTTATGGGACGAGATGCCGGCGACCTTGCACTTTGGTCAGGTTTAGCGGATGGAGCAGAAAGCATTATCATCCCGGAAATGGACGATGAATTTGATGAAGTAATCGAACGCTTAAAGCGTGGCCATGACCGCGGGAAGAAGCACAGCATTATTATCGTTGCTGAAGGAGTAACAAGCGGTCATGAATTCAGCCGAAGAGTTGAAGAAGCGACGGATCTTGAAACACGAGTTACCGTGTTAGGGCATACCCAGCGCGGTGGATCACCGACGGCAAGTGACCGTGTACTGGCAAGTCGTCTAGGTGCTTATGCTGTGGATTTAATCATGGATGGAAAAGCCGGAATTATGGTTGGGATAGAGAACAATAAAATGGTTAACCATGATATCTTAGAAGTATTAAGTCGCGAGCACAAAGTTGATTTGGAAATGTATCAGCTTTCTAAAGAATTATCAATATAATTGACAGGATTGGCTTTTGAGGAGGATAAAGAATGATTAGAAAAACAAAAATCGTAAGTACGATAGGCCCGGCATCTGAGTCGACTGAAATGCTGACAAAGCTTATTAATGCAGGTATGAACGTGGCCCGGCTTAATTTCTCGCATGGAGATTTTGAAGAGCACGGAGCACGTATTAAAAATATCCGTGAAGCAGCTTCTGCCACAGGCAAAACAGTGGCCATTCTGCTGGATACGAAAGGTCCTGAAATCAGAACAGGCCAGTTAAAAGATGGAGAAGCTTATTTGGAAAAAGGAAAAACTGTTTACGTTACGATGGATGAAATTGAAGGAGATGCGGAGCGCTTCTCTGTCACTTATCCCGGATTAATCAACGACGTACATCCTGGTTCCAAAATTCTTCTGGATGACGGACTTGTTGAGCTTGAGGTTGAAGAAATCGTGAAGGACCGCAATGAACTTAAAACAACTATTTTAAACAATGGCGTCCTTAAAAATAAAAAAGGTGTCAATGTGCCAAACGTTAGTGTGAACCTTCCGGGGATCACGGAAAAGGATGCGCGGGATATTGAGTTTGGAATCGAGCAGGATGTTGACTTCATTGCTGCTTCATTTGTACGACGTGCTTCTGATGTACTTGAAATCAAAGAGCTTCTGGAAAAACACAATGCAGGACACATTCAAATCATTCCTAAGATTGAAAACCAGGAAGGTGTCGACAATATCGATGAAATCCTGGAAATCAGTGATGGACTTATGGTGGCCCGCGGTGATTTAGGTGTTGAAATTCCTCCAGAGGATGTGCCGTTAGTTCAAAAAGCATTGATCAAGAAGTGTAACCGTGCCGGCAAGCCAGTTATTACCGCTACACAAATGCTGGATTCCATGCAGCGCAATCCGAGACCTACTCGTGCGGAAGCTTCTGACGTAGCGAATGCTATCTTTGATGGTACAGATGCTATTATGCTTTCTGGGGAAACTGCTGCCGGGGATTATCCGGAAGAAGCTGTGCAGACGATGAGCAATATCGCAACGAAAACAGAGACAGGCTTAAATTATCAGGCGATTTTAAGCGAACGTTCCAAGCATAGTGATATGACGATTACGGATGCAATCAGCCAGTCTGTAACTCATACCGCTATTAACCTGCAGGTGAATGCTGTAATTACACCAACAGAAAGCGGCCATACAGCCCGTATGATTTCCAAATATCGTCCGCAGGCACCAATTGTCGCGATTACGGCGAATGAACGTGTAAATCGCCTATTATCTCTCGTATGGGGAGTTTACGCGGTGATGGGACCAAAATCCCATTCCACAGACGACATGCTTGATGTAGCTGTAGACAAAGGTCTTGCCTCAGGTGTAGTGACTCGCGGCGACCGTGTAATTATCACGGGCGGAGTGCCTGTCGGTGAAAGTGGAAACACAAACCTTATGAAGGTACACGTTATTGGAGACGTACTTTTAAAAGGACAAGGAGTAGGACGCAAGACAGCTTACGGCCGCGCTGTAGTGGCTAAAGATGCTGAGGATGCTCTTCACCGTATAGAAGACGGCAGTATCCTTGTCACTTATGGTACAGACCGTGATATGATGCCGGCTATTGAGAAAGCAGGAGGCATTATTACTCAGGAGGGCGGATTAACTTCGCACGCGGCTGTAGTAGGGCTCAGCCTCGGGATTCCTGTTATCGTTGGCGTAGAAGATGCACTTAAATCCATTAAAGATGGTATGGATATTACGATGGACAGTACACGTGGAGATATTTACGAAGGACATGCGAGCGTTCTGTAGAAAAAATATAGACAGAGAGTGTGAAGGCTCTCTGTCTTTTTTTTAGCCTGAAGGTCTTATTTCTTTTATAATAGAAGAAAAGACAGAGAAAGGAAGAATTCATATGTTCCGCTGGTTATTGCTGTTGATTTTAATTATGCCAGCTGTAGAAATAGGTATTCTCATATGGGCCGGAAATCTCGTAGGCCCATGGTGGGTTATTTTATTAATAATCGCAACCGGCGTTATCGGTGCCTGGCTCGCTAAGCAGCAGGGACTGGAGACGATCCGAAAAATCCAGGAGGCCGCATCAAGAGGTGAGGCTCCGGGTGATGCTCTGCTGGATGGGGCATGCATTTTAGTAGGAGGGGCCTTTCTGCTGACCCCGGGTTTTGTATCGGATACGATAGGGTTCGTTTTATTAATCCCTTCTACGCGCAGGCCGCTTAAAGGAAGCGTGCGAAAGCTGATTGTAAAATTAACAAACAAAAATACGATCACTATTTATCGCAGGTAATCTAAAAGAACTGGTACACAGTTCTTCAGGCTGTCGAGAAAGTCTCAACAGTTTTTTTCTCATGGAGTTTCCTGTTAAAGCTAGTGTGGCAGGCAGGATTCCATCGGCCATAAAAGGGGATGAATGGACCGGGAACCACCTCACTTTCCACGGGGAAGACGGCAAGCCTCCTCGGGCTTTTAAGCCCTGTGGAGTCTTGCCAGTCTTGCGTCTCCCGCAGGAGTCTCGGTGCTTCCCTTCCCATTACAAGAAAAAGGTGAATGGAATCCTCCTCATGCGAGAAGAGGAATCAGCTGACCTTTCACCCGGTACCCTGCATCCTTAAGAGTGTAGACCCCGGGAAGAGAGCTTATAGAACGGGAGAGAAAAACATATGAGGATAGAGGCGAAGGGAAACGGTAAGACTCCTATGGGAGGAACGTACAAGGTGAGATCCCTAAAAGGCGAAGCCTTAAGGAAGCTCACCGTACGCCCATGGAAAGCGATCCGTTTCCCGAAGCCCTTCGCTGCATCTTATCCTTTGAAAGGAAGTTGGTCGTTTCAAAAGCACGAGGTTTCTCTCTACAAGCTGAAGAACTGGTGAATACCCAGTTCTTTTTTTATTTCGTTATAAACGACCACACTTGGTTCAACAGCCCTGAGGAATAGATCACTTTGAAAAATGCAATGATAAGGGGCGAAACAATTAAAGCATAGCCTCCCCAAAGTTGAAAGCCTAAAAACAAACCAGCTAACAAAATAAGAGGGTGAACTCCAAAGTGAGACGCCAGAACTTTTGGTTCAATTACCTGCCGGGTAATAATGATTAAAATATACAAAGTTGATAATGGAATCGTCAGTGAGTATTGATCAGTAAAAAATAAATAAGCGATCCACGGAATAAAAATTACGCCTGTCCCGATATAAGGGATTAAATCGAGGATACCTGCAGTTAATGCTATCAGTAACGGGTGAGGAGCATCGATCACAGATAACCCTGTAAACACCATAACGATCGTAATTATCATAAGAATTATATGGGCTTTAATCATTTGCAGAATGGTGCGCTTAAAGCTTTTAGATAACTGATTGCTTCTTTCGCTTAGTTGGACGGGAAGCTTTTCGACTGTATGCTCCTTGATTTTCTCCCAGTCTTTACTGAGAAAAAAAGTAGCCATCAGGAAAATACCAAAAGCCATGAAAGAGCCGGGAAGGCTGGACAATCCTCCAGTAAACAGCTCCAGCAGATGCTGAAGCTGATTCATGCCTGCCTGCATAGCATTTTGCTTTGTCTCTTCAATAGATTTGTAAAAGGTCTCTCTCCATTCTAAACTTAGGGAGCCGAGCCAATAATTAATATAGTTGAAGACTGTATCCAGCCAATTAATAAACTCAATGTAAATTCGTTCGACAATTAAAATGTAGGAAGAGAAATCTTCATTTGTGAGATTCTGAATAAAATGTATGGCTTTTGTAAGAAGGAGGGTGGTAAGACCCAGCAATATTGAACTAATCGAAAAGAGCAGTAATAGAATGGCTAAGGGTTTAGGCAGCTTCATATATTTGTGAAGCCAGCGGATAGACGGCTGGAGAAGCCAGGACACTGCCAAAGCCGCAACGAATGGAAACAGGTATTTCCATACACTGACCAGTAAGGCAATTGTCATAAAAAGCAGCCCAATGATTAAACTAAAACGCTGGAAATGTTTCATCGTTATCATTTGAATTTTTACGCTCCCTTCTATGAAAAATAGGAAAAATTGCTATAAATTGTTGGAAATTAACCGGTTTCAATTCACATTCAAGTCAGAATACTTTATAATTGTCGGTGGGGAAGAAATCCTAGTAAATAAATGAGCAATAAGTAAAGCGTTTTCTCATTATTCAGGAGGGAATGTAGCATTATTTCAAAAGGAGAGATCTTATGGCGTCAACTAAAGGTTTAGAAGGTATCACAGCGACAGAATCTAAAATTAGTTCGATCATTGATGATAAGCTTACATACGTGGGCTATGATATTGATGATTTAGCCAACCACTCTAGCTTTGAAGAAGTGGTTTACTTGCTTTGGAATCAAAAACTTCCAACGAAGCAGGAACTGGATGGTTTTAAAGAAGAACTAAACACAAACATGGAACTTCCAAAAGAGGTCATTGATCATCTTAAATCTTATGATCTTTCAACTGTACACCCAATGGCGGCTTTAAGAACGGCCATTTCAATGCTTGGACTATTTGACAGCGAAGCAGATGAAATGGAAGAAGAAGCCAACAAGCGTAAAGCACTGCGTTTACAGGCGAAAATCCCTTCCATAGTCACCGCTTTCTCCAGAATTAGGAAAGGTGAAGAACCTATATCTCCAAAAAGCGGGTTAAGCTTTGCCGCTAACTTCTTATATATGCTTAATGGCAAAGAGCCAGAAGATGTTGAGATCGAAGCTATCAATAAAGCTCTCGTATTACATGCAGATCACGAGCTTAATGCTTCTACATTCACAGCCCGTGTATGTGTAGCAACCTTATCCGATGTTTATTCCGGAATTACAGCAGCCATCGGCGCACTTAAAGGACCGCTTCACGGTGGTGCGAACGAACAAGTAATGGCTATGCTTACTGAAATTGGATCTGTGGATAATGCTATTCCGGCAATTGAGAAGAAGCTCGAAAACAAAGAGAAGATCATGGGAATGGGACACCGTGTATACAGAAACGGCGATCCACGTGCGAAGCACCTTAAAGAAATGTCCCGCGAGCTGACTGAACTGACAGGTCACTCTAAATACTATGAAATGTCTATCAAAATTGAAGAGTATATTAAAGAGAATAAAGGCCTTCCGGCAAATGTAGATTTCTATTCTGCATCTGTTTATCACAGCCTTGGCATTGATCATGATTTATTTACACCAATCTTTGCAGTAAGCCGCGTATCTGGGTGGCTTGCTCATATTCTCGAGCAGTATGCGGATAACCGTTTAATTCGTCCTCGTGCGGAGTATGTTGGACCAAAAGGACAGACTTACACGCCGATTGAAGATCGCTAAGGTAGTAATGTCTTTAGCTTTTCTCACTTTTTATTATGAATAATATAACGTATGATAGTAGGGGAGGATTTATCCCCCGATCATATATGCAATAAACTTAGGAGGGTTCATTTTGGCACAATCACAGAAAATCTCAGTAGATCAAAAAGGAAACTTAGAAACACCTAATCGTCCTATTATCCCTTTCATTGAAGGTGATGGAATCGGTCCGGATATTTGGGCCGCTGCGAGCCGAGTTATCGAAGCAGCTGTTGATAAAGCATACAATGGTGAAAAATCTATTGAATGGAAAGAAGTATTAGCTGGTCAAAAGGCTTATGATAAAACAGGAGAA
This window of the Halobacillus sp. Marseille-Q1614 genome carries:
- the pfkA gene encoding 6-phosphofructokinase — translated: MKKIGVLTSGGDAPGMNAAIRAVVRKAIYHNLEVYGIKHGYQGLMEGSIEKLELGSVGDIIQRGGTMLYSARSEEFKTEEGQLRGIEQLKKHGIEGLIVIGGDGTFRGAKKLTEQGYPCIGVPGTIDNDIPGTDFTIGFDTALNTVIDAIDKIRDTATSHERTYVIEVMGRDAGDLALWSGLADGAESIIIPEMDDEFDEVIERLKRGHDRGKKHSIIIVAEGVTSGHEFSRRVEEATDLETRVTVLGHTQRGGSPTASDRVLASRLGAYAVDLIMDGKAGIMVGIENNKMVNHDILEVLSREHKVDLEMYQLSKELSI
- the pyk gene encoding pyruvate kinase — translated: MRKTKIVSTIGPASESTEMLTKLINAGMNVARLNFSHGDFEEHGARIKNIREAASATGKTVAILLDTKGPEIRTGQLKDGEAYLEKGKTVYVTMDEIEGDAERFSVTYPGLINDVHPGSKILLDDGLVELEVEEIVKDRNELKTTILNNGVLKNKKGVNVPNVSVNLPGITEKDARDIEFGIEQDVDFIAASFVRRASDVLEIKELLEKHNAGHIQIIPKIENQEGVDNIDEILEISDGLMVARGDLGVEIPPEDVPLVQKALIKKCNRAGKPVITATQMLDSMQRNPRPTRAEASDVANAIFDGTDAIMLSGETAAGDYPEEAVQTMSNIATKTETGLNYQAILSERSKHSDMTITDAISQSVTHTAINLQVNAVITPTESGHTARMISKYRPQAPIVAITANERVNRLLSLVWGVYAVMGPKSHSTDDMLDVAVDKGLASGVVTRGDRVIITGGVPVGESGNTNLMKVHVIGDVLLKGQGVGRKTAYGRAVVAKDAEDALHRIEDGSILVTYGTDRDMMPAIEKAGGIITQEGGLTSHAAVVGLSLGIPVIVGVEDALKSIKDGMDITMDSTRGDIYEGHASVL
- a CDS encoding FxsA family protein translates to MFRWLLLLILIMPAVEIGILIWAGNLVGPWWVILLIIATGVIGAWLAKQQGLETIRKIQEAASRGEAPGDALLDGACILVGGAFLLTPGFVSDTIGFVLLIPSTRRPLKGSVRKLIVKLTNKNTITIYRR
- the ytvI gene encoding sporulation integral membrane protein YtvI, which gives rise to MITMKHFQRFSLIIGLLFMTIALLVSVWKYLFPFVAALAVSWLLQPSIRWLHKYMKLPKPLAILLLLFSISSILLGLTTLLLTKAIHFIQNLTNEDFSSYILIVERIYIEFINWLDTVFNYINYWLGSLSLEWRETFYKSIEETKQNAMQAGMNQLQHLLELFTGGLSSLPGSFMAFGIFLMATFFLSKDWEKIKEHTVEKLPVQLSERSNQLSKSFKRTILQMIKAHIILMIITIVMVFTGLSVIDAPHPLLIALTAGILDLIPYIGTGVIFIPWIAYLFFTDQYSLTIPLSTLYILIIITRQVIEPKVLASHFGVHPLILLAGLFLGFQLWGGYALIVSPLIIAFFKVIYSSGLLNQVWSFITK
- the citZ gene encoding citrate synthase, with product MASTKGLEGITATESKISSIIDDKLTYVGYDIDDLANHSSFEEVVYLLWNQKLPTKQELDGFKEELNTNMELPKEVIDHLKSYDLSTVHPMAALRTAISMLGLFDSEADEMEEEANKRKALRLQAKIPSIVTAFSRIRKGEEPISPKSGLSFAANFLYMLNGKEPEDVEIEAINKALVLHADHELNASTFTARVCVATLSDVYSGITAAIGALKGPLHGGANEQVMAMLTEIGSVDNAIPAIEKKLENKEKIMGMGHRVYRNGDPRAKHLKEMSRELTELTGHSKYYEMSIKIEEYIKENKGLPANVDFYSASVYHSLGIDHDLFTPIFAVSRVSGWLAHILEQYADNRLIRPRAEYVGPKGQTYTPIEDR